In Sphaeramia orbicularis chromosome 5, fSphaOr1.1, whole genome shotgun sequence, a genomic segment contains:
- the rbl1 gene encoding retinoblastoma-like protein 1 isoform X2 has protein sequence MEGNCVSLTRILRTAKLSLIQFFSKMRKWADMSNLPQDFRLRMDQLERNFEVSTVIFRKFEPIFMDMFQNPQGAEPPRQPRSRKHRQLPCHISDVFKFCWTLFVYTKGNFRMIGDDLVNSYHLLLCCLDLVFGNALLCGNRKDLINPTFRGLPGPYRADGHVPSDKPPPCVLERLCELHDGLVVEAKGIKQHYFKPYIQKLFHRQILKGNEELLTELLDPQNFIDNNKAINREYEEYVLTVGDFDERVFLGADADEEIGTPRKVVHEPSASLTAAQNHLQQHVEKSGSLAPSTPLTGRVYLKEKDLLVTPVSSATQSVSRLQSMVARLRTAPSDQLMQIFKSCSRDPTQSILSRVKTLGQTFKEHYTNDSEDTPGSHIDFAENRLKLAEILYYKVLENVMVQETKRLQGKDMSVLLEQDIFHCSLMACCLEVVLFSYSSQRTFPWIINVFKLAPFYFFKVIEVFIRSEEGLSRDMVKHLNSIEEQVLESRAWVGGSALWSALQTAGNKVPTVEEVNFSSSLDTGSGSGSGGVQSHLPLVALSPIIHPRIREFRSGLGSTRKDVPPSPLSVHDRYSSPTAGSAKRRLFGDDPPTSVTSGLTPNGSPMSSPAKRLTFSSSSTLKIGAQSAQTTVLSIPLQGVSSDRTITLIPVQPCDSSSGTVTAQLLLTSSPSRITAASVTSDPPTGSGRPRRTGSLALFFRKVYHLASVRLRDLCVKLDISSELRGKIWTCFEHALVHSTDLMRDRHLDQLLLCSVYIISKITKETHTFQDIMKCYRSQPQANSHVYRSVLLRHTPREQVADENMEVDLVSGGESAEKTAQSSSLDQSAEEERGDLIQFYNTVFVLKMKGFALRYATHENRAEAPPLSPFPSVRAQPLSPRRVSQRHSLYVSPHKNSSGGYLTPNSYTYRINSSPSKDLSDINRMIRQGCVSRKRAFTMEGDVMMSSVCDSPSKRACPENGSSPDILLKRLQDVVSERQSL, from the exons ATGGAAGGAAACTGTGTGTCCCTGACCAGGATCCTTCGCACTGCTAAGCTCAG TCTGATCCAGTTCTTCTCTAAGATGAGGAAGTGGGCTGACATGTCCAACCTGCCGCAGGACTTCAGGCTGCGCATGGACCAGCTGGAGAGGAACTTCGAGGTGTCCACCGTCATTTTCCGCAAGTTTGAGCCCATTTTCATGGACATGTTCCAGAATCCACAGGGGGCGGAGCCACCGCGGCAGCCACGCAGCAGGAAACACAG GCAGCTGCCGTGTCACATCAGTGATGTGTTTAAGTTCTGCTGGACTTTGTTTGTCTACACCAAAG GTAACTTCCGTATGATCGGTGATGACCTGGTCAACTCGTACCACCTGCTGCTCtgctgtctggacctggtgtttGGAAATGCTCTGCTCTGCGGCAACAGGAAGGACCTGATCAACCCAACGTTCAGAG GTCTTCCTGGGCCGTACAGAGCGGACGGTCATGTTCCAAGTGATAAGCCCCCCCCCTGTGTGTTGGAGCGCCTCTGTGAGCTGCATGATGGGCTGGTGGTGGAGGCCAAAGGCATCAAACAGCACTACTTCAAACCATACATCCAGAAGCTGTTCCACAGACAG ATCCTTAAAGGTAATGAGGAGCTTTTGACGGAGCTGCTGGATCCTCAGAACTTCATCGATAACAA TAAAGCCATTAACAGAGAGTACGAGGAGTACGTGCTGACGGTGGGAGACTTCGATGAGAGGGTGTTTCTGGGAGCAGACGCTGACGAGGAGATCGGAACACCCAGGAAGGTGGTCCACGAACCGTCGGCCAGTCTGACGGCAGCGCAGAACCACCTGCAGCAGCATGTAGAGAAG TCCGGCTCTCTGGCTCCTTCCACACCTCTGACTGGACGAGTTTACCTGAAAGAGAAGGACCTTCTGGTGACACCGGTGTCCTCGGCCACACAGAGTGTCAGCCGACTGCAGAGCATGGTGGCCCGCCTCCGGACCGCCCCCAGTGATCAGCTGATGCAGATTTTCAA GTCCTGCTCCAGAGACCCCACCCAGTCCATCCTGTCCAGAGTGAAGACACTGGGCCAGACCTTCAAAGAACATTACACCAACGACTCTGAGGACACGCCAGGGTCACACATAG ACTTTGCAGAAAACCGTCTGAAACTAGCAGAGATCCTGTACTACAAGGTCCTGGAGAATGTGATGGTTCAGGAGACCAAACGGCTGCAAGGAAAAGATATGAGC GTGTTGTTGGAACAGGACATCTTCCACTGCTCTCTGATGGCATGCTGTTTGGAGGTGGTCCTGTTCTCCTACAGTTCCCAGAGAACATTTCCATGGATCATCAACGTCTTCAAACTGGCTCCTTTCTACTTTTTTAAG gTGATCGAGGTGTTCATCCGCTCAGAGGAAGGTTTGTCCAGAGACATGGTGAAGCACCTCAACTCCATAGAGGAGCAGGTgttggagagcagagcctgggtCGGTGGTTCTGCTCTGTGGAGCGCCCTGCAGACAGCTGGGAACAAAGTCCCAACTGTGGAAGAG GTCAATTTCTCCTCTAGTCTAGacacaggttctggttctggttctggtggggtTCAGTCCCACCTGCCTCTGGTCGCCCTGTCTCCCATCATCCACCCACGCATCAGGGAGTTCAGATCAGGCCTGGGCAGCACACGCAAAG ATGTGCCTCCTTCTCCTCTGTCCGTTCATGACCGCTACAGCTCCCCCACAGCTGGCAGCGCCAAACGCCGTCTCTTCGGCGACGACCCTCCCACTTCTGTGACATCAGGCCTGACACCCAATGGGAGCCCCATGTCGTCTCCGGCTAAAAGGCTGACGTTCAGCTCCAGCTCCACCCTGAAGATTGGAGCTCAGAGCGCCCAGACCACGGTCCTGAGCATCCCACTGCAAG GGGTCAGTTCTGACCGGACCATTACGCTGATCCCAGTCCAGCCCTGTGACTCCTCCTCTGGGACAGTTACGGCCCAGTTGCTGCTGACGTCCTCCCCCAGCCGCATCACAGCTGcatctgtgacctctgaccccccgaCAGGAAGTGGCCGTCCACGACGCACCGGCTCTCTGGCTCTGTTCTTCAGGAAG GTGTATCATCTGGCCAGTGTGAGGCTGAGGGATCTATGCGTGAAACTGGACATCTCATCTGAACTTCGTGGGAAAATCTGGACATGTTTCGAACACGCTCTGGTCCACAGTACAGATCTGATGAGGGACCGACACCTGGACCAGCTGCTGCTGTGCAGCGTCTACATCATATCCAAA ATCACCAAAGAGACTCACACATTCCAGGACATCATGAAGTGTTATCGCAGCCAACCTCAGGCCAACAGCCAT gtgtACCGCAGTGTCCTGTTGCGTCACACTCCCAGAGAGCAGGTGGCAGACGAGAACATGGAGGTGGACCTGGTGTCTGGTGGTGAAT CGGCTGAGAAAACCGCCCAGAGCTCCAGTTTGGACCAATCAGCAGAGGAGGAGCGCGGTGACCTCATCCAGTTTTACAACACAGTGTTTGTCCTGAAGATGAAAGGCTTCGCTCTGCGTTACGCCACACATGAGAACAGG GCTGAAGCTCCGCCTCTGTCTCCGTTCCCGTCGGTCCGGGCTCAGCCTCTGTCCCCTCGTCGTGTTTCTCAGAGACACTCTCTATACGTTTCTCCTCATAAGAACAGCAGCGGCGGATACCTGACGCCCAACTCCTACACCTACAGGATCAACAGCAGCCCCTCCAAG GATCTGTCGGACATTAACCGGATGATCCGTCAGGGCTGCGTCAGCAGGAAGAGGGCCTTCACCATGGAGGGGGATGTCATGATGTCATCAGTGTGCGACTCCCCCAGTAAGAGGGCGTGTCCAGAGAATGGCAGCAGTCCAGACATTCTGCTAAAGCGTCTGCAGGACGTGGTGTCGGAGCGGCAGAGTCTCTGA
- the rbl1 gene encoding retinoblastoma-like protein 1 isoform X1 has protein sequence MRGEESSDSESGRMEESSVRRSLEALCQELNMDEETASEAMDNFSCIWNTYTLEGEVVHWLACSLYAACRKGSTPTVGKGLMEGNCVSLTRILRTAKLSLIQFFSKMRKWADMSNLPQDFRLRMDQLERNFEVSTVIFRKFEPIFMDMFQNPQGAEPPRQPRSRKHRQLPCHISDVFKFCWTLFVYTKGNFRMIGDDLVNSYHLLLCCLDLVFGNALLCGNRKDLINPTFRGLPGPYRADGHVPSDKPPPCVLERLCELHDGLVVEAKGIKQHYFKPYIQKLFHRQILKGNEELLTELLDPQNFIDNNKAINREYEEYVLTVGDFDERVFLGADADEEIGTPRKVVHEPSASLTAAQNHLQQHVEKSGSLAPSTPLTGRVYLKEKDLLVTPVSSATQSVSRLQSMVARLRTAPSDQLMQIFKSCSRDPTQSILSRVKTLGQTFKEHYTNDSEDTPGSHIDFAENRLKLAEILYYKVLENVMVQETKRLQGKDMSVLLEQDIFHCSLMACCLEVVLFSYSSQRTFPWIINVFKLAPFYFFKVIEVFIRSEEGLSRDMVKHLNSIEEQVLESRAWVGGSALWSALQTAGNKVPTVEEVNFSSSLDTGSGSGSGGVQSHLPLVALSPIIHPRIREFRSGLGSTRKDVPPSPLSVHDRYSSPTAGSAKRRLFGDDPPTSVTSGLTPNGSPMSSPAKRLTFSSSSTLKIGAQSAQTTVLSIPLQGVSSDRTITLIPVQPCDSSSGTVTAQLLLTSSPSRITAASVTSDPPTGSGRPRRTGSLALFFRKVYHLASVRLRDLCVKLDISSELRGKIWTCFEHALVHSTDLMRDRHLDQLLLCSVYIISKITKETHTFQDIMKCYRSQPQANSHVYRSVLLRHTPREQVADENMEVDLVSGGESAEKTAQSSSLDQSAEEERGDLIQFYNTVFVLKMKGFALRYATHENRAEAPPLSPFPSVRAQPLSPRRVSQRHSLYVSPHKNSSGGYLTPNSYTYRINSSPSKDLSDINRMIRQGCVSRKRAFTMEGDVMMSSVCDSPSKRACPENGSSPDILLKRLQDVVSERQSL, from the exons ATGCGGGGAGAGGAGTCTTCGGATTCGGAGTCCGGGAGGATGGAGGAGAGTTCTGTCCGGAGGAGTTTGGAGGCGTTGTGTCAGGAGCTGAACATGGACGAGGAGACGGCGAGTGAAGCCATGGACAACTTCAGCTGCATCTGGAACACATACACACTGGAG GGGGAGGTGGTCCACTGGTTGGCCTGTTCGCTGTATGCAGCCTGCAGGAAAGGCTCCACCCCCACAGTGGGTAAAGGCCTGATGGAAGGAAACTGTGTGTCCCTGACCAGGATCCTTCGCACTGCTAAGCTCAG TCTGATCCAGTTCTTCTCTAAGATGAGGAAGTGGGCTGACATGTCCAACCTGCCGCAGGACTTCAGGCTGCGCATGGACCAGCTGGAGAGGAACTTCGAGGTGTCCACCGTCATTTTCCGCAAGTTTGAGCCCATTTTCATGGACATGTTCCAGAATCCACAGGGGGCGGAGCCACCGCGGCAGCCACGCAGCAGGAAACACAG GCAGCTGCCGTGTCACATCAGTGATGTGTTTAAGTTCTGCTGGACTTTGTTTGTCTACACCAAAG GTAACTTCCGTATGATCGGTGATGACCTGGTCAACTCGTACCACCTGCTGCTCtgctgtctggacctggtgtttGGAAATGCTCTGCTCTGCGGCAACAGGAAGGACCTGATCAACCCAACGTTCAGAG GTCTTCCTGGGCCGTACAGAGCGGACGGTCATGTTCCAAGTGATAAGCCCCCCCCCTGTGTGTTGGAGCGCCTCTGTGAGCTGCATGATGGGCTGGTGGTGGAGGCCAAAGGCATCAAACAGCACTACTTCAAACCATACATCCAGAAGCTGTTCCACAGACAG ATCCTTAAAGGTAATGAGGAGCTTTTGACGGAGCTGCTGGATCCTCAGAACTTCATCGATAACAA TAAAGCCATTAACAGAGAGTACGAGGAGTACGTGCTGACGGTGGGAGACTTCGATGAGAGGGTGTTTCTGGGAGCAGACGCTGACGAGGAGATCGGAACACCCAGGAAGGTGGTCCACGAACCGTCGGCCAGTCTGACGGCAGCGCAGAACCACCTGCAGCAGCATGTAGAGAAG TCCGGCTCTCTGGCTCCTTCCACACCTCTGACTGGACGAGTTTACCTGAAAGAGAAGGACCTTCTGGTGACACCGGTGTCCTCGGCCACACAGAGTGTCAGCCGACTGCAGAGCATGGTGGCCCGCCTCCGGACCGCCCCCAGTGATCAGCTGATGCAGATTTTCAA GTCCTGCTCCAGAGACCCCACCCAGTCCATCCTGTCCAGAGTGAAGACACTGGGCCAGACCTTCAAAGAACATTACACCAACGACTCTGAGGACACGCCAGGGTCACACATAG ACTTTGCAGAAAACCGTCTGAAACTAGCAGAGATCCTGTACTACAAGGTCCTGGAGAATGTGATGGTTCAGGAGACCAAACGGCTGCAAGGAAAAGATATGAGC GTGTTGTTGGAACAGGACATCTTCCACTGCTCTCTGATGGCATGCTGTTTGGAGGTGGTCCTGTTCTCCTACAGTTCCCAGAGAACATTTCCATGGATCATCAACGTCTTCAAACTGGCTCCTTTCTACTTTTTTAAG gTGATCGAGGTGTTCATCCGCTCAGAGGAAGGTTTGTCCAGAGACATGGTGAAGCACCTCAACTCCATAGAGGAGCAGGTgttggagagcagagcctgggtCGGTGGTTCTGCTCTGTGGAGCGCCCTGCAGACAGCTGGGAACAAAGTCCCAACTGTGGAAGAG GTCAATTTCTCCTCTAGTCTAGacacaggttctggttctggttctggtggggtTCAGTCCCACCTGCCTCTGGTCGCCCTGTCTCCCATCATCCACCCACGCATCAGGGAGTTCAGATCAGGCCTGGGCAGCACACGCAAAG ATGTGCCTCCTTCTCCTCTGTCCGTTCATGACCGCTACAGCTCCCCCACAGCTGGCAGCGCCAAACGCCGTCTCTTCGGCGACGACCCTCCCACTTCTGTGACATCAGGCCTGACACCCAATGGGAGCCCCATGTCGTCTCCGGCTAAAAGGCTGACGTTCAGCTCCAGCTCCACCCTGAAGATTGGAGCTCAGAGCGCCCAGACCACGGTCCTGAGCATCCCACTGCAAG GGGTCAGTTCTGACCGGACCATTACGCTGATCCCAGTCCAGCCCTGTGACTCCTCCTCTGGGACAGTTACGGCCCAGTTGCTGCTGACGTCCTCCCCCAGCCGCATCACAGCTGcatctgtgacctctgaccccccgaCAGGAAGTGGCCGTCCACGACGCACCGGCTCTCTGGCTCTGTTCTTCAGGAAG GTGTATCATCTGGCCAGTGTGAGGCTGAGGGATCTATGCGTGAAACTGGACATCTCATCTGAACTTCGTGGGAAAATCTGGACATGTTTCGAACACGCTCTGGTCCACAGTACAGATCTGATGAGGGACCGACACCTGGACCAGCTGCTGCTGTGCAGCGTCTACATCATATCCAAA ATCACCAAAGAGACTCACACATTCCAGGACATCATGAAGTGTTATCGCAGCCAACCTCAGGCCAACAGCCAT gtgtACCGCAGTGTCCTGTTGCGTCACACTCCCAGAGAGCAGGTGGCAGACGAGAACATGGAGGTGGACCTGGTGTCTGGTGGTGAAT CGGCTGAGAAAACCGCCCAGAGCTCCAGTTTGGACCAATCAGCAGAGGAGGAGCGCGGTGACCTCATCCAGTTTTACAACACAGTGTTTGTCCTGAAGATGAAAGGCTTCGCTCTGCGTTACGCCACACATGAGAACAGG GCTGAAGCTCCGCCTCTGTCTCCGTTCCCGTCGGTCCGGGCTCAGCCTCTGTCCCCTCGTCGTGTTTCTCAGAGACACTCTCTATACGTTTCTCCTCATAAGAACAGCAGCGGCGGATACCTGACGCCCAACTCCTACACCTACAGGATCAACAGCAGCCCCTCCAAG GATCTGTCGGACATTAACCGGATGATCCGTCAGGGCTGCGTCAGCAGGAAGAGGGCCTTCACCATGGAGGGGGATGTCATGATGTCATCAGTGTGCGACTCCCCCAGTAAGAGGGCGTGTCCAGAGAATGGCAGCAGTCCAGACATTCTGCTAAAGCGTCTGCAGGACGTGGTGTCGGAGCGGCAGAGTCTCTGA